The sequence ACACAATCAAGACATACTTGAATAGAGGCACCAAAGTCAAAGTTTCAGATGATTACGGACAGCACTTCAAAAATATCTTCCTCTGAGTACTCACGGTTTTCAACATAACTAATTTGATATACATATAGTGGCGAGAGACTTAAATCTCCATAAACAACACCAAAGCTCTGGTACACCAAGGCCCTGCCTGTGGGCAATGGATATTCATGAAATGTATTTGCGTGGAGGCATATCGATGAGGAAATTTTGGTCAAGTATTGAGTTGAAAATGCTTTGGCAGACGTGCATGCAAAATGGAattgaattgtttgacagaatgctctgAATACATGTCATCTTATGGCACACGATAATGTCAGATTTGCACAAACTGATTGTGGTGAAAAGATTTCAAAAAttatcaaacaaatgcaattgtGACAGGTGGATCAAATGGTATAGGTGCAGCCACGGCTAGGAAATTCGTGGCAGAAGGTGCTTATGTGTACATTGCTAACATCAATAAAGAGGGAGGGGTTAAAGTTTGTCAAGAGCTCGATGGGAATGCTTCATTTGTGAAGTGTGATGTGGCAATAGAGACCCATGTGAAAGGGGTCATAGATCGAGCGATAGAGGAGAAGGGGTGTCTAGATATCATGATGAACAATGCGGGTATGTTGCATGCTCATGGTAATTCCATCACACAAGTCTCTGTTGAGACTTGGGAAAGAGTGATGGTTGTGAATGTTACGGGAGCTATGGTAGGAATGAAGCATGCTACAAGGGTCATGATTCCATGCAACTCTAGTTCCATACTCTTCAATTGCAGTGTTTTGGGACTGATGAAGACTGATAATGCCTCTCATGGTTACATGGCTTCCAAGAATGCTTTGTTGGAGTTTGATGAAGAGTGGTGCAGTGGAGTTGGCAAAGGAAGGAATATGTGTGAATGTTGTGTCATCCTTTGGGATTGTGACAAAGATGATTGAGGAGTGGCTAACGTGTGGGATGATTTGCGATGACAAGTATTTTTCCCAAGATGCTTGTTGAGATATGAAAGGTGACAATGAAAACGAAGGAAAGAGAATTAGTCATACCTAATGCAAGCTTTCCCATTATTATTCAAGAAGGCATTATGTTCATAGAAAGGAAATTTGCTTAGCAAACACAGTCAGAAAGCACGATTCACGGGTTAAGAGAATACATAATGGTCATTCCGACAAAATCAATAACTTGGTTTTAAGTTATCTTTTGGAAATTATGAATTTTGTCATACTTTAGTCAAAGGTTAGGAAATTGACTATTTTTGTATAAAAGTTGAGTAGTTTCTAACTAAACTCTTTTTTTTCGCAAAAACCAAGTAGTTTCTAACTGAAAAATGTAAAGGTAGTTACTGGGTGGTTACTAATTAGTTATCAGGGAGAGCCTATAAATGGAAGGCAATTTGTAATTAAAGGGGGAGACTTTTACAGAggggaaaactctgctggaattccaggagaaacttgtaatgacactttgatttgcactatgtatagaaaggattttggacttgtatatttccaaaaggataatgaagaatacgtcttagtttgtgtgttctaaatgtatttgtgtgttatcattgctgatttctcgtatgtcaaattggtagtctttttatgcatatgtgatctgTACAATtaatgtgatgatgcacaagcaacctttggtatcttagtttgaatgtgttgaagtatcttatctctttttatgttgagatttgtcattcttctttattgtcatctcatggctaagcatattaccttataaactcccattgtaatttgttgctaatgttgggaaatctcagttgatggttgtatgtctattgttggggtttctatctttatttccttttagttttatgttttctcctttatgtactttcaggttaaaagtacacaaaatcctaaatacccctatcatatgagggagctgcccctctcaaacgcagaggaagattgtgggtttactccaatctctccaactattggaatgtTTGTCATTGCTTATCAGACAAACAAGGTCAGTTTCAGGTAAATGACCgcaatgacaaatctgtttaccaacaagatgttattccccaatcttccaaaaaggataagcttgataaaggcaaagagattctcattccacatgatactTCTCCttcatctataaatccttttctacctccttacacatcagatttcaaagaagctcatgatcttgttcctccatttagtcaattgcaacattcttatagtcgtggctttcatatagttacaaaacaaggttttaaaggacaaggaattgggaaatttgagcatggaattcgtgcccctataaatcctcctacacaaactactacaagaggcctaggaagtggtacccctctttctatggatgaattccttacgcttcaaaaatttcatgattaccttcaaaaacaacaaatcaagagagcctgcaagaatgcttcttcttcaaagcatcctttttgttcatttcatcaaacccatgaccataatgttgatgattgccctgattttcaacaATCTATttaagatggcatagatagtggcaaaattagaattgtggatcatgaaacttcttctcctaacaaaccctcttcttcatggaaagacgatatttaccatcttgtagattagctgcaagaatctattggaggttgaaatgtgacaagaacatttccttcccTCCTCAAACTAAAAAAAATGTATTAAGCAAgtaaaaggtattgaatattgcatttttcatgattcatattcacattctcttagaAAAATTTATGCGTTTAAGAAagttgttcaactacaatatgatcttgcacacatttgtctcacagaagatctagttgtatttcttggtaaaaacatcgtgccttagcacttcttttcccttcatgtttttcttcaccctatggcataattcgCCCATTTAATGGGAGCTCTTTaccattagtggtggtattgtttcactttaaaatactttggggcagcaacatgaagtccatttttcttctttcttctatacatctttgtgcattattcattattagatctcttttcttgcatagggttattcttatgtgagcatataattgctctttgtgatgcagagcatcatgaaattCCAATCAAGGACTCCAAATCATCCATGAAGCCCAATATATCAACACAATTCTTCAAACAGTTAGAGGCATTATCAACATCCTTAACATATTATCCCAACAACCAACCAATCAACATTTAAATGTATGAGCAATTAAAtctgcattcaagcattattcttGATTAAAAAAATGGCCTCTTACATCCCATTTATCATCCACAAACACCTTATCCCCAACTTGCAAAATGATTTGGACTAGTAATGAAAATGACAAACTTGATTGTCCCTATTTTGATATTTCTGATTCTGTTATTCATATCTTTTAACCCAAAAAACATTGTTGGAATCTCTCCAGTGGAGACATAGATAACTAGTCTTTCTAAGACATATCCAAAAATTGTAAAGATCCAATGGTTCGTTAGATATTTATGCCCTCTGCATCGAGACCGTTTTGACTGTTATAGAAAAACAAGAAATGTACATGCCCAgttcgcctagggcatcaaatatctcacacAATACCAAACCATTCAATACCAAATCAAAACcatattgaattaaattcaatccaTTTCTAAAATCCATAATATTACAATTTTTGGATGGTTACATTGTGAGATATCAACAAATCCTTGTGACTAACACTGTTAATGAGGGTTTCCAGACAGTTTTTAGTAAAATCCTCATATCTCATTCATTTCACAATGAAAAtgttccaaaccaaaaccaaaggaGGGATTATTCATTCCCCTATCTAATAATACTATTGATACATTGTTTCCAGGCTATACAGGTCgcacaaggcctggaaacaactcAAAAATAGTTaaaaccaatcaaaataacaagaattgagtgcaccaaaatataccaaaatgttctccttcctcaaatcttgaatGGTATTGATAATAAAATGGTATTTAAAGCCTCTTGACCATTCATACCTTCCTAACTACCTCCAAGACCAATGGGAACcaactcttcatcatttttgttgcatttttgcaatgttgtttgtgcaacttttaggcaacttttacattttttgcaagAATGACTCCAAAATTTACATGGACCCTCTAAATATTCAAAAATAGACTAAACATAACATATTACATCCATTTTACCCTTCCTtgggtattttacatatttttgacCTTCTTGACCCAACTAGGACCCATTAGGACAACTTGAGCAACTTTAACAAATTGTTACAATTATGGCTCATAGCCCTTTACATTTTGACTCAATGGActcaaatacattaaaatgaccatataaactcaaatataagTGAAATGACTCgtggcatgatctttaacctcctagTGTACCTttgtgctaggtgctcctgcaccactttggtttccctctttgcttggagaagggcatctttaatgagtactgcact is a genomic window of Cryptomeria japonica chromosome 7, Sugi_1.0, whole genome shotgun sequence containing:
- the LOC131856447 gene encoding secoisolariciresinol dehydrogenase-like — its product is MDIHEMYLRGGISMRKFWSSGSNGIGAATARKFVAEGAYVYIANINKEGGVKVCQELDGNASFVKCDVAIETHVKGVIDRAIEEKGCLDIMMNNAGMLHAHGNSITQVSVETWERVMVVNVTGAMVGMKHATRVMIPCNSSSILFNCSVLGLMKTDNASHGYMASKNALLEFDEEWCSGVGKGRNMCECCVILWDCDKDD